One window of the Bradyrhizobium sp. NP1 genome contains the following:
- a CDS encoding molybdopterin-dependent oxidoreductase, with the protein MAEKIYTSCTLDCPDGCGIVAHVEDGRVIRLEGHPDHEFTRGYLCAKTYRFPRRLYSAERQLYPLARADGTIHSPWVRIEWDDALDRIAAGIEALKQSDGPLSIMHYQRTGSWGATKKLSHRFWNLLGGVTTTSGSLCSGAARAGQKLDFGTRLGHDPSDMLNSRLVVLWGRNPLATNLHVVPLLKSVREQGGRVILVDPVRSESATLCDQHIQPRVASDAALALALAKIILAEGLEDKAFIAHHTHGFAGYCKLIERHSLEGLSAACGIAIPDLQCVAREYATTRPASILLGWGLNKYKNSAEIFRCVDALAAICGQIGVAGGGVSHGFDTQRLFDKSLDASDRASHHRAIPEPLLGRGLLEAKDPPIRMLFVNGGNPVNQSPNSNLVARALRQLECVVVVDSFLTDTTDYAHLFLPTTTFLEEEDALVSWGHNILGGVNAAIPPLGESRSDLRIYQDLAARLGLAEEMAGTPRQWLERILAPLTKKGVSVDELMKGPVRCPVAPLVPFSDRRFPTPSGRFEFVTDVDIVPRVDADFPLTFVTNFSKKWLLSQMLETEHPKTASIRVGEEAARKAGIANGEIALLRSAVGELRVEVLVDPRVGADMVIMPVGTWMKRGGGANVLTEDVMSNFGEMAAYGETRVRLEPIARASGPEEGASVTPLASDWQMTQ; encoded by the coding sequence ATGGCCGAAAAGATCTACACGTCCTGCACGCTGGACTGTCCGGATGGATGCGGGATCGTTGCGCATGTCGAGGATGGCCGGGTCATCAGGCTCGAGGGCCATCCCGATCACGAATTCACCCGCGGCTATCTTTGCGCGAAGACCTACCGCTTCCCGCGCAGGCTCTATAGTGCGGAGCGCCAGCTGTATCCGCTGGCACGCGCCGACGGCACCATCCACTCACCCTGGGTAAGGATCGAATGGGATGACGCGCTCGACCGCATCGCCGCCGGGATCGAGGCGCTGAAGCAAAGCGACGGCCCGCTCTCGATCATGCACTATCAGCGCACCGGCTCATGGGGCGCGACCAAGAAACTCAGTCATCGGTTCTGGAATCTGCTGGGTGGAGTGACGACCACCAGCGGCTCGCTGTGCAGCGGCGCCGCGCGTGCCGGCCAGAAGCTCGATTTCGGGACAAGGCTCGGCCACGATCCGTCGGACATGCTGAACAGCCGCCTGGTGGTGCTGTGGGGCCGTAACCCGCTCGCCACCAATCTGCATGTGGTGCCGCTTCTGAAATCGGTCCGCGAGCAGGGCGGGCGGGTCATCCTCGTCGATCCCGTGCGAAGCGAATCGGCGACGCTGTGCGACCAGCACATCCAGCCGCGCGTTGCGAGCGATGCCGCGCTCGCGCTCGCGCTCGCCAAGATCATCCTTGCCGAAGGCCTGGAGGACAAGGCATTCATCGCGCATCACACGCACGGCTTTGCCGGCTATTGCAAACTGATCGAACGGCATTCGCTGGAAGGACTGAGCGCGGCATGCGGCATCGCGATTCCTGATCTGCAATGCGTCGCGCGGGAATATGCCACCACGCGGCCAGCCTCGATCCTGCTCGGCTGGGGTCTCAACAAGTACAAGAACAGCGCCGAGATCTTTCGCTGCGTCGACGCGCTGGCGGCGATCTGCGGCCAGATCGGCGTCGCCGGCGGCGGCGTCTCGCACGGCTTTGATACGCAGCGGCTGTTCGACAAGTCGCTCGATGCTTCCGATCGCGCCAGCCATCATCGCGCGATTCCAGAGCCGCTGCTCGGCCGGGGATTGCTGGAGGCGAAGGACCCGCCAATTCGCATGCTGTTCGTCAACGGCGGCAATCCCGTCAACCAGTCGCCGAACTCCAATCTCGTCGCGCGCGCGCTGCGGCAGCTCGAATGCGTCGTCGTGGTCGACAGCTTTCTGACCGACACGACGGACTATGCCCATCTTTTCCTGCCGACGACGACCTTCCTGGAAGAGGAAGACGCCCTCGTTTCTTGGGGGCACAACATTCTGGGCGGCGTCAATGCCGCGATTCCGCCGCTCGGGGAATCACGTTCGGACTTGCGGATCTATCAGGATCTCGCTGCGCGTCTTGGCCTGGCTGAGGAAATGGCGGGCACGCCGCGGCAGTGGCTCGAACGCATCCTGGCGCCGCTGACGAAAAAGGGCGTCAGCGTCGACGAACTCATGAAGGGGCCGGTACGCTGTCCGGTCGCACCGCTCGTGCCGTTTTCGGACCGCAGGTTTCCGACGCCTTCGGGCCGGTTCGAATTCGTGACCGATGTCGACATCGTGCCGCGCGTCGATGCGGATTTTCCGCTCACCTTCGTCACCAATTTCAGCAAGAAGTGGCTGTTGTCGCAGATGCTGGAAACCGAGCACCCGAAGACCGCATCGATCCGCGTCGGCGAGGAGGCCGCCCGCAAGGCCGGTATTGCCAATGGGGAGATCGCGCTGTTGCGCTCGGCGGTTGGTGAATTGCGCGTCGAGGTGCTGGTCGATCCCCGGGTCGGAGCGGACATGGTGATCATGCCGGTCGGCACCTGGATGAAGCGCGGCGGCGGCGCCAATGTGCTCACCGAGGACGTCATGTCCAATTTCGGCGAGATGGCCGCCTATGGCGAAACGCGCGTCCGGCTCGAGCCGATCGCGAGGGCAAGCGGCCCGGAGGAAGGGGCCAGCGTCACTCCTCTGGCGTCAGATTGGCAAATGACGCAATGA
- a CDS encoding chaperone modulator CbpM, with amino-acid sequence MTMSKVEFLSRAGIEVQTLEVWVEQHWLVPDQTAAGMNFSEMDVARAHLIRDLKADFGVNDEGVDVILHLVDQLHGLRRALAQLNRDIQGTSR; translated from the coding sequence ATGACCATGAGCAAAGTGGAGTTCCTCAGTCGTGCGGGTATCGAGGTGCAAACGCTGGAAGTCTGGGTCGAGCAGCACTGGCTTGTTCCCGACCAGACGGCGGCTGGAATGAATTTCTCCGAGATGGACGTCGCGCGGGCGCATCTCATCCGGGACCTGAAAGCCGATTTCGGAGTCAACGACGAAGGCGTCGACGTGATTCTTCATCTGGTGGATCAGCTTCACGGTCTGCGTCGCGCGCTCGCGCAATTGAACAGGGATATTCAGGGAACGTCGCGCTAG
- a CDS encoding cupin domain-containing protein, whose amino-acid sequence MRKAFRSSMPRFLHKMKGSIAFSRCISTIYALDFAIFGYKNKDIGCNKLPGAKDMSKVTTTHHAPEFKHVSEMEWEMGRFKNKTKFLFHPTPERPTEPNAGILNYEPGASFPLHKHDFAQVWYILEGEFQFGDKVYKPGTFAFMQDPHFEYEMKTETGGKIVFLQYPGPTTGARPIYAGRMNLKADEVKTYTTADLER is encoded by the coding sequence ATGCGCAAGGCATTCCGCTCATCGATGCCCCGCTTTTTGCACAAAATGAAAGGCAGCATTGCCTTTTCGAGATGCATTTCCACCATTTATGCGCTTGACTTTGCCATTTTTGGATACAAAAATAAAGATATTGGATGTAACAAGCTGCCGGGAGCCAAGGATATGAGCAAGGTAACCACGACCCACCATGCCCCTGAATTCAAGCATGTCAGCGAAATGGAATGGGAAATGGGTCGGTTCAAGAACAAAACCAAGTTCCTGTTCCACCCGACCCCGGAGCGCCCGACGGAGCCCAATGCCGGCATCCTGAACTACGAGCCCGGCGCGAGCTTCCCGCTGCACAAGCACGACTTCGCGCAGGTCTGGTACATCCTCGAAGGCGAGTTTCAGTTCGGCGACAAGGTCTACAAGCCGGGCACGTTTGCCTTCATGCAGGATCCGCACTTCGAATATGAGATGAAGACGGAGACCGGCGGCAAGATCGTCTTCCTGCAATATCCGGGGCCGACCACCGGCGCCAGGCCGATCTATGCCGGCCGCATGAATCTCAAGGCCGATGAAGTGAAGACGTACACCACGGCCGATCTCGAACGCTGA
- a CDS encoding HAMP domain-containing sensor histidine kinase, translated as MYKVMPASGRRSVRYRLLAIALLPMLVILPLLLAITIYRWNAKFDAALISKVNGDLTIAHQYLARILESTEQQLVSVGESARFRDLLAGGGSVNEGLAALLTEKAQALRFDFLYLVGDDGRIIAGARPIGSSSVRWDWPVIRAALGGQARTGIDIFDSADLAAISPELAQRARLELIPANDIADAGRTLETRGMVIHSASALLLPDGRRAALVGGMLLNRNLGFIDTINDLVYHDAGLPEGSRGTATLFLDDVRISTNVRLFEGRRALGTRVSAAVRAAVLDQGRTWLGSAFVVSDWYISGYEPIIDSYGRRAGMLYVGFLEQPFTEAKHQALLGIAAAFLVAAAATVPLFLKWASGIFRPLERMTGTIARVESGDLAARTGDVESKDEIGQVALHLDHLLDQVQERDTQLRQWNEELNRRVEERALRLQQANLQLETTTRQLVMSEKLAAIGEITAGVAHEINNPIAVMQGNLEVIRDLMGEKAEAARTEFRLIDEQMHRISEIVTKLLQFAKPQEYAGYLEPQAVADIVSDTLPLVQHLLKKTTIAVEREDSASRLVLMNRTELQQVLVNLIVNAIHAMLDGGRLAVRTFDQDLDGRPGVVIEVADTGAGMTPEVMQRIFDPFFTTKRREGTGLGLSVSQMLVTRQGGRISVASKPGKGTTFTVWLPEVS; from the coding sequence ATGTATAAGGTCATGCCGGCGTCTGGCAGGCGATCGGTCCGTTACCGCCTGCTGGCGATCGCGCTCCTGCCGATGCTGGTCATTCTGCCGCTGCTGCTTGCCATCACCATCTACCGCTGGAACGCCAAATTCGATGCCGCGCTGATCTCCAAGGTCAATGGCGATTTGACCATTGCCCATCAATACCTGGCGCGGATCCTCGAGAGCACCGAACAACAGCTCGTCTCCGTGGGCGAATCGGCGCGGTTTCGCGATCTCCTTGCGGGAGGTGGCTCCGTCAACGAGGGCCTCGCCGCGTTGCTGACGGAGAAGGCGCAAGCCCTCAGGTTCGATTTTCTCTATCTGGTCGGCGACGACGGACGGATCATCGCGGGCGCGCGGCCCATCGGATCGTCATCGGTGCGATGGGACTGGCCGGTCATCCGCGCAGCGCTCGGCGGCCAAGCAAGGACGGGCATCGACATATTCGATAGCGCAGATCTTGCCGCGATATCGCCCGAGCTTGCGCAGCGCGCGCGTCTTGAACTGATCCCGGCCAACGACATCGCGGATGCCGGTCGCACGCTGGAGACGCGCGGCATGGTGATCCATTCGGCCAGCGCCCTGCTGCTGCCCGACGGCCGGCGTGCGGCGCTGGTCGGCGGCATGCTGCTGAACAGGAATCTTGGCTTTATCGACACCATCAACGACCTGGTCTACCACGACGCCGGCCTGCCCGAAGGCAGCCGGGGCACAGCCACGTTGTTTCTCGATGATGTCCGGATCAGCACCAATGTGCGATTGTTCGAGGGACGCCGCGCCCTCGGAACCCGGGTGTCGGCAGCGGTGCGGGCTGCGGTGCTCGACCAGGGGCGCACCTGGCTCGGCAGCGCTTTCGTCGTGAGCGACTGGTACATCTCGGGCTATGAGCCGATCATCGACAGCTATGGCCGACGGGCCGGCATGCTCTATGTGGGATTTCTGGAACAGCCGTTCACCGAAGCGAAGCACCAGGCCCTGCTGGGGATCGCGGCTGCGTTCCTTGTGGCGGCTGCTGCCACCGTTCCTTTATTCCTGAAGTGGGCCAGCGGCATCTTTCGGCCGCTCGAGCGAATGACCGGCACGATCGCCCGGGTGGAAAGCGGCGATCTGGCTGCGCGAACCGGCGATGTCGAGAGCAAGGACGAGATCGGTCAGGTAGCGCTCCATCTCGATCATCTACTCGATCAGGTTCAGGAGCGCGACACGCAGTTGCGTCAATGGAACGAGGAATTGAACCGGCGCGTCGAGGAACGTGCCCTCAGGCTGCAGCAAGCCAATCTTCAACTGGAGACGACGACGAGGCAGCTCGTCATGTCGGAGAAGCTCGCGGCGATCGGCGAAATCACCGCTGGCGTCGCGCATGAGATCAATAATCCGATCGCGGTCATGCAGGGAAACCTGGAGGTGATCCGGGACCTGATGGGCGAGAAGGCCGAGGCAGCGAGGACGGAGTTTCGCCTGATTGACGAGCAGATGCATCGCATCAGCGAAATCGTGACCAAGCTCCTGCAATTCGCCAAGCCGCAGGAATATGCCGGCTACCTGGAGCCGCAGGCCGTCGCGGACATTGTTTCCGACACTTTGCCGCTCGTTCAGCATCTGCTCAAGAAGACCACGATTGCGGTCGAGCGCGAAGACAGTGCGTCGCGGCTTGTCCTGATGAACCGGACCGAACTTCAACAGGTCCTCGTCAACCTGATCGTCAATGCGATTCATGCCATGCTGGATGGCGGGCGGCTCGCGGTGCGGACGTTCGACCAGGACCTGGATGGCCGTCCCGGGGTCGTCATCGAGGTTGCGGATACGGGCGCCGGCATGACACCGGAGGTGATGCAGAGAATCTTTGATCCGTTCTTCACGACCAAAAGGCGCGAGGGTACCGGGCTCGGCCTGTCGGTCAGTCAGATGCTCGTGACGCGTCAAGGGGGCAGGATTTCGGTTGCGAGCAAACCCGGCAAAGGTACGACCTTCACCGTCTGGCTGCCCGAGGTGTCCTGA
- a CDS encoding 6-hydroxynicotinate reductase: MSKPDLFAAQSAATADKVRCDACPVMCYIRPGAAGACDRYANDNGTIVRVDPHVVLERTVSGGGSLVPFAGAPDWDGNVVHEKSLFVTAIGAGTTYPDYKPAPLIVASDIAGVDMVTVVTEGIFSYCGVKIKIDTDRHLGKETALVRAQGEVVGHVTTGEYGSQMLSLGGVDHLTGGSKKEGRVTCDTIMDLCNGNAVELAIDGGSSVVVQAGKAPIVNGVAETRMRAGCGSATIGMFAKQWQGKIDEVVVVDDHITGVWTEHQAGKMLGLRPTGVKVKGRRSTPGRYFQVAEPGGGWGGTDVTDPLSILGPFDPKEAWPGLRMLMVSTTGEQWAYYELDDALRPVERPLPAALVPTVERIAENCEPALCNVLFMGGAGGSLRSGVTENPVRLTRSVKDALVSVTCGGAPVYGWPGGGITFMVDVTRVPPGAFGYVPTPAIVAPIEFTMRRADYAALGGHLDHIRPIDSLRAAQS; the protein is encoded by the coding sequence ATGTCCAAGCCAGATCTCTTCGCCGCGCAATCCGCAGCGACGGCGGACAAGGTACGCTGCGATGCATGCCCGGTGATGTGCTACATCAGGCCGGGCGCGGCCGGCGCCTGCGATCGCTACGCCAACGACAACGGCACGATCGTTCGCGTCGATCCCCATGTCGTGCTGGAGCGGACCGTGTCCGGCGGCGGCAGCCTCGTTCCATTCGCCGGAGCTCCCGACTGGGACGGCAATGTCGTCCACGAAAAGAGCCTGTTCGTGACCGCGATCGGTGCAGGCACAACCTACCCCGATTACAAGCCGGCGCCGCTGATCGTCGCATCCGACATCGCCGGCGTCGACATGGTGACCGTCGTCACCGAGGGAATCTTCAGCTACTGCGGCGTCAAGATCAAGATCGACACCGATCGTCATCTCGGCAAAGAGACCGCACTGGTCCGCGCGCAGGGCGAAGTCGTCGGGCACGTGACGACCGGTGAATACGGCTCGCAGATGCTGTCGCTCGGCGGCGTCGATCACCTCACCGGCGGCTCCAAGAAGGAAGGCCGGGTGACCTGCGATACCATCATGGATCTCTGCAACGGCAACGCCGTGGAGCTTGCCATCGACGGCGGCTCATCGGTGGTCGTGCAGGCAGGCAAGGCGCCGATCGTCAATGGCGTCGCGGAAACGCGCATGCGCGCCGGGTGCGGCTCGGCGACGATCGGCATGTTCGCGAAGCAGTGGCAGGGCAAGATCGACGAGGTGGTCGTGGTCGACGATCACATCACCGGCGTCTGGACCGAGCATCAGGCCGGCAAGATGCTTGGCTTGCGTCCAACCGGTGTGAAAGTAAAAGGTCGCCGCTCGACGCCCGGCCGCTACTTCCAGGTCGCCGAGCCCGGCGGCGGCTGGGGCGGCACCGACGTCACCGATCCCCTGTCGATTCTCGGGCCGTTCGATCCAAAGGAGGCGTGGCCGGGACTGCGCATGCTGATGGTCAGCACGACCGGCGAGCAATGGGCCTATTACGAGCTCGACGACGCACTGCGGCCGGTCGAGCGGCCCCTGCCCGCTGCGCTCGTTCCGACCGTCGAGCGGATTGCCGAGAACTGCGAGCCGGCGCTCTGCAACGTGCTGTTCATGGGCGGCGCCGGCGGCTCGCTGCGATCGGGCGTCACCGAGAATCCGGTTCGGCTGACCCGGTCGGTCAAGGATGCGCTGGTTTCCGTTACCTGCGGCGGCGCGCCAGTCTATGGCTGGCCCGGGGGCGGCATCACCTTCATGGTCGACGTCACGCGCGTTCCGCCCGGCGCCTTCGGTTATGTACCCACACCGGCGATCGTCGCCCCGATCGAATTCACGATGCGACGCGCCGACTATGCGGCGCTTGGCGGACATCTCGACCATATCCGCCCGATCGACTCGCTGCGCGCTGCGCAATCCTGA
- a CDS encoding thioesterase family protein, translating to MQAIPLGAKGSFTLVVAPEHLANRFKDAMLPPVLATPIMVLVMENAALNAVRGYLEPGESALGTVVDVRHLAATPVGQRVTAEAEVVEVDGRRIAFAVTARDEVEEIGRGTHERMVVDLRRLSQRLAIKSGRPATR from the coding sequence ATGCAGGCGATTCCACTGGGCGCCAAGGGAAGCTTCACACTGGTCGTCGCACCCGAACATCTGGCGAACCGGTTCAAGGATGCGATGCTGCCGCCGGTACTGGCGACGCCGATCATGGTCCTGGTGATGGAAAATGCAGCCCTCAACGCCGTGCGCGGCTACCTGGAGCCCGGCGAGAGCGCGCTCGGCACGGTGGTCGACGTTCGTCATCTCGCCGCGACGCCGGTCGGGCAGCGCGTGACGGCGGAGGCGGAAGTGGTCGAGGTCGATGGACGGCGCATCGCCTTCGCCGTGACGGCGCGCGACGAAGTCGAGGAGATCGGAAGAGGCACCCACGAGCGGATGGTGGTTGATCTCCGCCGGCTGTCGCAGCGCCTCGCGATCAAGAGTGGCCGGCCGGCGACGCGCTGA
- a CDS encoding MFS transporter, with product MSETSQTAVTRQPVRAAAAAFAGTTIEWYDFFVYSTASALVFPQLFFPGSDPTVGLLASFATFAVGFFARPFGGFLFGHLGDRFGRKRALIATLLLMGTATTAIGFLPTYGQIGIWAPTLLILCRVLQGVSVGGEWGGAVLMAGEHAPKARRTWYASFAQLGSPAAVLLSMGIFALVTRASGDAFASWGWRIPFLLSFVLLIIGLMIRLGVEESPEFAAAQDRKALSRMPIVDAFRVATKPIVFTLLAFTIGTAGFYFTNTFLIAYSTRTLGLDRGLILECLAMVAVVQFVGQLAAAQIAEKIGDSKFLLAASALAMAAPYPMFTLVETKSQIGIVAGVSIATLCASGFYAVIAGYASKVFPVEVRYTSISAAYQLGGAIFGGFTPIIGVMLSSSYPNVWMPLAIFYSILAGVSFLGVLLLSYTGFAAQYGQASTQPTMPIKAAATN from the coding sequence ATGAGTGAAACGTCACAGACGGCGGTCACGCGACAGCCGGTTCGTGCCGCGGCCGCGGCCTTCGCTGGCACGACCATCGAGTGGTACGACTTCTTCGTCTACAGCACGGCATCGGCGCTGGTCTTTCCGCAGCTGTTCTTTCCCGGCAGCGATCCGACAGTTGGACTGCTCGCCTCCTTCGCGACATTTGCGGTCGGCTTCTTCGCGCGCCCGTTCGGCGGCTTTCTGTTCGGCCATCTCGGTGATCGCTTCGGCCGCAAGCGCGCGCTGATCGCAACGCTTCTGCTGATGGGCACCGCGACCACCGCGATCGGCTTCCTGCCGACTTACGGCCAGATTGGAATCTGGGCGCCGACGCTCCTGATCCTCTGCCGCGTGCTGCAGGGCGTCTCGGTCGGCGGCGAATGGGGCGGCGCCGTGCTGATGGCGGGCGAACATGCGCCCAAGGCGCGGCGTACCTGGTACGCCTCCTTCGCCCAGCTCGGCAGCCCCGCGGCCGTGCTGTTGTCGATGGGCATCTTCGCGTTGGTGACACGGGCATCAGGCGATGCCTTCGCGAGCTGGGGCTGGCGCATCCCCTTCCTGCTCAGCTTCGTGCTCCTGATCATCGGGTTGATGATCCGCCTCGGCGTCGAGGAGTCGCCGGAATTCGCCGCAGCGCAAGACCGCAAGGCGCTGTCGCGGATGCCGATCGTCGATGCGTTCCGCGTCGCCACCAAGCCGATCGTCTTCACGCTGCTGGCCTTCACCATTGGGACGGCCGGCTTCTATTTCACCAACACCTTCCTGATCGCCTATTCGACACGAACGCTCGGCCTTGATCGCGGACTGATCCTCGAATGCCTCGCGATGGTCGCGGTGGTGCAGTTCGTCGGCCAGCTGGCCGCGGCCCAGATTGCCGAGAAGATCGGCGACAGCAAGTTCCTGCTGGCGGCCTCGGCGCTGGCGATGGCCGCGCCCTATCCGATGTTCACGCTGGTCGAAACCAAGAGCCAGATCGGCATCGTCGCCGGCGTCTCGATCGCGACCCTCTGCGCATCGGGCTTCTATGCCGTGATCGCCGGCTATGCCAGCAAGGTATTCCCGGTCGAGGTCCGCTACACCTCGATCTCGGCGGCCTACCAGCTTGGCGGCGCGATCTTCGGCGGGTTTACCCCCATCATCGGCGTGATGCTCTCGTCGAGCTACCCCAACGTCTGGATGCCGCTCGCGATCTTCTACAGCATCCTTGCCGGCGTCTCCTTCCTCGGCGTGCTGCTGCTTTCGTACACCGGGTTTGCGGCCCAATACGGCCAGGCATCGACGCAGCCGACAATGCCCATCAAGGCGGCGGCAACGAACTGA
- a CDS encoding sigma-54 dependent transcriptional regulator produces MPLETTGRIGAAAADPEFGPWLAQASILVVDDEPGMRNFLVRTLKPRCKRIEEAADTKEASRKLDEQPFDVVILDNIMPGRNGLDWLAEQRTIGFFADVILMTAYADLDTAIEALRAGVVDFVLKPFRSNQLLNAVARCLDRTRLQRENDVLRQELRSASHQVLLRDKLLGDSAAIHKVRETIARVAPLPTSVLFTGQSGTGKDVAARLLHSLSNRADKLFVPVNCGAIPPDMIESELFGHLKGAFTGAGRDREGLFMHAQGGTLFLDEIGELPYLLQSKLLRVLEDRRVRPVGSEREVPFDARFVFATNADLQSRVEAGTFRSDLYFRINVMQIRLPPLKDRGEDVQYLAALFMRELTQQLGMPPVAIDDRVRAALSRYDWPGNIRELRNLVERTVILGGFPEDFERAADSDEQGGQSLAEVERRHILSVLREAGGDREEAARRLGISRKTIDRKCAAWHV; encoded by the coding sequence ATGCCCCTGGAGACAACCGGCAGGATCGGTGCAGCCGCAGCTGATCCGGAGTTTGGTCCATGGCTGGCCCAGGCGTCCATCCTGGTGGTCGACGATGAACCTGGCATGCGCAACTTCCTGGTTCGGACGCTCAAGCCGCGCTGCAAGCGGATCGAGGAGGCTGCGGACACGAAGGAGGCATCGCGCAAGCTCGACGAGCAGCCGTTCGATGTCGTGATCCTCGACAACATCATGCCCGGCAGGAACGGTCTTGATTGGCTCGCAGAGCAGCGGACGATCGGCTTCTTCGCCGATGTGATCCTGATGACCGCTTATGCCGATCTGGACACCGCGATAGAGGCCTTGCGTGCCGGCGTCGTCGACTTTGTTCTGAAACCGTTCCGATCGAACCAGCTGCTCAACGCCGTGGCGCGCTGTCTCGATCGGACCCGGCTGCAGCGTGAGAACGACGTGCTGCGCCAGGAACTGAGATCGGCATCACATCAGGTTCTTTTGCGCGACAAGCTGCTCGGCGATTCTGCCGCGATCCATAAAGTGCGTGAGACCATCGCGCGCGTCGCTCCCTTGCCGACCTCGGTCTTGTTCACGGGGCAATCGGGAACGGGGAAGGACGTGGCGGCCCGCTTGCTCCATTCGCTGTCAAACCGGGCCGACAAGCTCTTTGTGCCGGTCAACTGTGGCGCCATTCCGCCTGACATGATCGAGAGCGAATTGTTTGGCCATTTGAAGGGGGCATTTACCGGCGCCGGCCGTGACCGCGAAGGCCTGTTCATGCATGCGCAGGGCGGCACGCTCTTCCTCGACGAAATTGGCGAGCTGCCGTATCTCTTGCAGAGCAAGCTGCTGCGTGTCCTGGAAGACCGCCGCGTGCGGCCGGTCGGCTCGGAGCGGGAGGTTCCGTTCGACGCCCGTTTCGTCTTTGCCACCAACGCTGACCTGCAAAGCCGCGTCGAGGCGGGCACCTTCCGGTCCGACCTCTACTTTCGGATCAACGTCATGCAAATTCGTCTGCCGCCGCTGAAGGATCGCGGCGAGGACGTGCAGTATCTCGCGGCGCTTTTCATGCGCGAGCTCACCCAGCAGCTCGGCATGCCGCCTGTCGCGATCGACGACAGGGTGCGCGCCGCGCTTTCGAGATATGACTGGCCCGGAAATATCCGCGAATTGCGCAACCTCGTGGAGCGAACGGTGATCCTCGGCGGCTTCCCGGAGGATTTCGAAAGGGCCGCTGATTCCGATGAGCAGGGCGGCCAGAGTCTGGCGGAAGTGGAGCGACGGCATATTTTATCCGTGCTCCGCGAGGCGGGCGGCGATCGCGAGGAAGCTGCACGCCGGCTCGGTATCTCGCGCAAGACGATCGACCGCAAATGTGCGGCCTGGCATGTATAA
- a CDS encoding GntR family transcriptional regulator — protein MKAATTLRNPSSPKLIEELANKIQAKIFAGEFPPGTRLKQELLAQEFDVSRTPIREALSRLEAKGIVSQAQHRSAVVRAPSSREISEMYQVRAELEGLAAQLCARWITDQQLAELRISHDEFVQAVKDLRERDAEQRAKASRADPKWFEHAAERWIEMNARFHKTINDASNNRFLARTILDVTSGYARSVMLSSALGMNSFRIESNITHHERILKALEDREPARARRAMVDHILESGEFVIASFANLTPEE, from the coding sequence ATGAAGGCAGCGACGACCTTGAGAAATCCCAGCTCTCCCAAGCTGATCGAAGAGCTCGCCAACAAGATTCAGGCAAAGATCTTCGCCGGCGAATTCCCGCCCGGCACACGCCTGAAGCAAGAACTGCTGGCGCAGGAGTTCGATGTCAGCCGCACGCCCATTCGCGAGGCGCTTTCGCGGCTGGAGGCGAAAGGCATCGTCAGCCAGGCCCAGCACCGGAGCGCGGTGGTGCGCGCGCCATCGAGCCGCGAGATCAGCGAGATGTACCAGGTGCGCGCCGAGCTCGAAGGGCTCGCGGCGCAACTTTGCGCGCGCTGGATCACCGATCAGCAGCTCGCGGAGCTGCGGATCTCGCACGACGAGTTCGTGCAGGCGGTCAAGGACCTGCGCGAGCGCGATGCCGAGCAGCGCGCTAAAGCCTCCCGTGCCGATCCCAAATGGTTCGAGCATGCCGCCGAACGCTGGATCGAGATGAACGCCAGGTTTCACAAGACGATCAACGACGCCTCCAACAACCGCTTCCTGGCGCGGACCATTCTCGACGTCACATCCGGCTATGCCCGCAGCGTCATGCTGTCGTCGGCGCTTGGCATGAACAGCTTCCGCATCGAGTCCAATATCACCCATCATGAGCGCATCCTGAAGGCGCTCGAGGACCGGGAGCCCGCCCGCGCCCGGCGTGCGATGGTCGATCACATCCTGGAATCGGGCGAATTCGTCATTGCGTCATTTGCCAATCTGACGCCAGAGGAGTGA